Proteins encoded by one window of Microcoleus sp. FACHB-68:
- a CDS encoding DUF4178 domain-containing protein produces the protein MVPVSIQDQLEQLRAGDRLKCHGLQWQVTDYSTYQDPNGYETAEWLLRSGGGTEYYLLREVDPQNPETLVHWYLASEIPHPALFQPNSEDNVLPNLWQDMQGQKAPYPELRCFGKNYYFESQTQGSYEGDEENTSRITWDYWDSSHQWNLAIEAWPDRELHVYTSKVVKPEEFSDIEKGVFTPTQTQDSRSISVAQVVAASLFLLVGLYLLIFG, from the coding sequence ATGGTTCCTGTTTCTATTCAAGATCAACTCGAACAGTTACGTGCCGGTGATCGCTTAAAATGTCACGGTCTTCAATGGCAGGTTACCGATTACAGTACCTACCAAGACCCCAATGGCTATGAAACAGCCGAGTGGTTACTGCGATCTGGAGGCGGTACAGAATATTACTTGCTTCGAGAAGTCGATCCTCAAAATCCAGAAACACTCGTACACTGGTATCTCGCCTCAGAAATTCCTCATCCCGCTCTTTTTCAGCCAAACTCTGAAGATAACGTGCTGCCCAATCTTTGGCAGGATATGCAAGGGCAAAAAGCACCTTACCCAGAATTGCGCTGCTTTGGAAAAAACTACTATTTTGAATCTCAAACTCAAGGCAGTTATGAGGGAGACGAGGAAAATACATCTCGCATCACTTGGGATTACTGGGATAGTTCGCACCAGTGGAATTTAGCGATTGAAGCATGGCCGGATAGAGAATTACACGTTTACACGTCTAAAGTCGTAAAACCAGAAGAGTTTTCTGATATCGAAAAAGGAGTTTTTACTCCCACTCAAACACAAGATTCGCGTTCAATCTCCGTGGCGCAAGTGGTGGCAGCATCTTTGTTCCTACTTGTGGGACTTTATCTGCTAATATTCGGATAA